The window ACTCCGCCGCCGGGTACCCGGTAGTAGAGGCAGCAGCTGCGCCGCCGGAACGCCGTGCCGTCCAGGGTGCCGGTGTCCCGCAGGTCGGGGTGGTCGAAGAGTTCGGCGGCGAGTGAGCGGGCCCTCTCGCCCACCTCCGGGCGGCCGTTGGCGCGGGCCCAGCGGTCGAGCTCGCGTGCGGCGCCCGCGAGCGCGGAGGCCGCGTTGCCCCGCAGAAGTCCCGCGGAGACGGGTTGCCGGGCCCGCAGCGCCGCGGCGAGGGGTTCGAGATGGCCGTCCTGTACGACCCGCCGGACGGTGGCCGCGTCGCCGGGCAGGGCGCGTGTCTCGGCCAGCCACAGGTCGTCGGGCGCGCTGCCGTCCGCGTCCCAGTGCAGCAGCCGGGGGTCGAGGTCCGGAATCTGCCCGTAGAGGGCGGCCGCGCCCAGGGCCACCGACCACAGTCGGGCGGCCAGTCCCTGCTGCGCCACCGAGACCCCGATACGCGTCTCGGGCGCGTCCAGCAGCCGTACGACCTTACGGACACGGAAAGTGAGCGGATCCGACTCCTGGGTGACGCTCCGTGTCTTGTACGCCTCCGCGAGGGTCGGCAGCGACGGCCGTCCCGTGCGCAGGGCGAAGAAACCTTCGAGAGATGCCAGTCGATTCAGATCCGGATCGAGGTTCACGAAGACCAAGTACACCAAGGGGGCATAACGGAGCCACTAGGGGGGTTGTACCCGGTGTCACCCGACCTGGGGAGGACTAGGCCCAAGACGTACTCCATCGGCAGTAGGACCCAATGACTGCTCAGGTACGACGACACGGGCGCTTTCAAAAGGGATCGTATTAACCATGGAAGCCGACCGATCGTCGCACCGGACTCCCCGCCTTCGGGAGAACGTCCGTCACACGCAGAGGAGGAGCGACACATGAACGCACTCGTGCTGTCTGTGCTGCTCTCTCTCGTCTCCGCCGTCGCGTACGCCGGCGGGGCGATCGTGCAGGAACGGGTCGCGGCGAACACGCCCGGCACGACGTACGCACCCATGCACCAGCTCGCCTGGTGGATCGCGGTCGGCCTCAACGCCCTCGGCGGGCTGCTGCACGTCGTGGCGCTCGCCTACGGACCGCTCAGCCTGGTCCAGCCGCTGGGCGCGCTGACCATCGTCTTCGCGCTTCCCATGGCCGCCGTCTTCGTGCGCCGCAGGGCCGGGGCGACGGCCTGGCGCGGCGCGATCATGGCGACGGTCGGCCTGGCCGGTCTGCTCGCCCTGGTCGGCACGGCCGATTCGCAGTCCCTGAACAGCACCCAGCGTGTGGTGGTGGCCCTGGTCACCGGCGGTGCCGTGGTGGCCCTGATGATGGCCGCCCGCGCCGTGCACCGGCACCCGGCCGTGCGCAGCGTGCTCCTCGCGACGGCCGCGGGTGTCGCCTTCGGTATGTCGTCGGTGTTCACGAAGACGGTCGCGGTCGACTGGACGGGCGGCGTCTCGCTCGCCGATGCGCCGAGCCTCGCCGTGATCGGTGTCCTGGCGACCGCCGG is drawn from Streptomyces liliifuscus and contains these coding sequences:
- a CDS encoding (2Fe-2S)-binding protein, encoding MNLDPDLNRLASLEGFFALRTGRPSLPTLAEAYKTRSVTQESDPLTFRVRKVVRLLDAPETRIGVSVAQQGLAARLWSVALGAAALYGQIPDLDPRLLHWDADGSAPDDLWLAETRALPGDAATVRRVVQDGHLEPLAAALRARQPVSAGLLRGNAASALAGAARELDRWARANGRPEVGERARSLAAELFDHPDLRDTGTLDGTAFRRRSCCLYYRVPGGGVCGDCCFVLPPGRL